Proteins co-encoded in one Setaria viridis chromosome 9, Setaria_viridis_v4.0, whole genome shotgun sequence genomic window:
- the LOC117836595 gene encoding putative disease resistance protein RGA3: protein MAAVLDAFASKLASILAGIAKGEVEMLLGVPGEITKLETTLGDLSSILADAERRRIRDSTVERWVRELKDVMYDADDILDLCQIMEGGEDPSSSAAARKATSGCWNIPAMFFCFRNPVVAHEIGKKIQALNKRLEDLEKRSSRFGFIKQAINSSGYSINNAINPWSNSNTKTGSIIIKSDVVGEKIEEDTKKIVDLLIRNVDSRVGLNSNNVIVDLAITGMGGIGKTTLARMVFGDSRVEENFEDRIWLSVNQEVNEISVLQSLLASFGAKHEGFVGNKDLLERALKDTVRQKKKFLLVMDDVWSEKVWNDLLRVPLSHGASGSRVMVTTRNDGVAYGMKAQHLHRVDKLQTEDAWILLKNQVVLNESDEADVDELRSIGMEIVKRCDRLPLAVKVLGGLLRCKSRTRDAWTDVTSHNTWSTTGINEDINKAVCLSYEDLPSHLKQCFVYCSLIPKGKLIMRGTMVQLWIAAGHVHNKAPEKLGKEYYKELVSRNLLEPNINYYSRAACSMHDVVRSFTQYIIKDEGILVSDGQDVNRSLSTAKLRHLSISNKALGHDTLQKQALLRTLMLFGSSTIVELKDLLNNLSCLRVLHLEDINLVKLPDSICHLKHLRSLCLSGTSISTIPQGIGDLKFLQAIDLRGCANIHQLPNSILKLRNLRSLNLNNTAITSIPRGLGKLEDLVNIRGFPTHCSDESTGGWCSIEELRPLSKLQSLEIICLEKAPSGSMAAKANLSSKHHLTWLDLVFTSRLGDNGVVEGNISEEEHRRTEEVLDNLCPPTCMEELDIIGYFARGLPQWMRTMSAFGSLRRLQLDDYACCMHLPNGLGQLPFLDYYWVKRAPSVQCVGHDFLFPSLGGQADGKVTRNNKRQPHHTSRGAGVAFPKLRKVGFVGMLGWTEWEWEQHVPAMPALEELTIRNCKLQHLPAGLAHHACRLRELCLTDIKLLVSVENFPSIVKVWSYDNPRLERISNNPSLQWIDIKNCPALEKLDGLPSLRSLEWWDLSAEALPEYLREAKLKKLRVDCSRRLLKLIALQDESSEWGKIQHVQQLKAYGRKIEAEAEEADQSHEDEDAEWYIYCTKEPYSFDAYLGKSTG from the exons ATGGCGGCGGTTCTGGACGCGTTCGCGTCCAAGCTGGCGAGCATCCTAGCCGGCATCGCGAAGGGCGAAGTGGAGATGCTTCTTGGCGTACCCGGTGAGATCACCAAGCTTGAGACCACGCTCGGCGACCTGAGCAGCATTCTGGCAGATGCTGAGAGGAGGCGCATCCGTGACTCGACTGTGGAGCGGTGGGTGAGGGAGCTCAAGGATGTCATGTACGACGCCGATGACATCCTTGACCTCTGCCAGATCATGGAGGGCGGAGAAGATCCCTCTTCTTCAGCTGCTGCTCGAAAAGCCACTTCAGGGTGCTGGAACATCCCCGCGATGTTCTTTTGCTTCCGCAACCCCGTGGTTGCACACGAGATCGGGAAGAAGATCCAAGCGCTCAACAAGCGACTGGAAGATCTTGAGAAGAGAAGCTCCCGCTTTGGATTCATCAAGCAAGCAATTAACTCCTCAGGTTATTCCATCAACAATGCCATCAATCCTTGGTCCAATAGTAATACAAAGACTGGATCGATCATTATCAAGTCTGATGTTGTCGGCGAGAAGATCGAGGAGGATACCAAGAAAATCGTTGATCTACTCATCAGGAATGTGGACTCTCGCGTAGGATTAAATAGCAACAATGTGATTGTTGATCTTGCAATCACAGGAATGGGTGGGATAGGTAAAACCACTCTTGCTCGGATGGTCTTCGGTGATAGTAGGGTGGAGGAGAACTTTGAGGACAGGATCTGGTTGAGCGTTAACCAGGAGGTCAATGAGATTAGTGTCCTACAAAGTCTTCTAGCTTCTTTTGGTGCCAAACATGAAGGCTTTGTTGGAAATAAGGACTTGCTCGAGCGTGCTTTGAAGGACACGGTTCGgcaaaagaaaaagtttttgTTGGTGATGGATGATGTGTGGAGCGAAAAGGTGTGGAATGACCTGCTGAGAGTGCCACTCAGTCATGGTGCTTCAGGTAGTCGTGTCATGGTGACCACAAGAAACGATGGAGTTGCTTATGGGATGAAAGCTCAACATCTTCATCGAGTTGACAAGCTGCAAACAGAAGATGCTTGGATTTTACTAAAGAACCAG GTAGTTTTGAATGAGAGTGATGAAGCTGATGTCGATGAATTGAGGAGTATCGGGATGGAAATTGTTAAAAGATGTGACCGCTTGCCGTTAGCAGTTAAGGTCCTTGGAGGACTCTTGCGCTGCAAAAGTAGAACAAGAGATGCTTGGACGGATGTTACTAGCCACAACACTTGGTCGACAACAGGAATCAATGAAGATATTAATAAAGCGGTCTGTTTGAGTTATGAAGACTTGCCCTCACACCTGAAGCAATGTTTTGTGTATTGTTCGCTAATCCCTAAAGGTAAATTAATAATGAGAGGAACAATGGTCCAGCTTTGGATTGCAGCAGGTCATGTACACAACAAGGCACCAGAAAAGTTGGGGAAAGAATACTACAAAGAATTGGTTTCAAGAAATCTTCTAGAACCAAACATAAATTACTATAGTAGAGCAGCATGCAGCATGCACGATGTTGTCCGTTCCTTCACTCAGTATATAATTAAAGATGAAGGGATACTTGTTAGTGATGGGCAGGATGTCAATAGAAGTCTTAGCACTGCAAAGCTTCGGCACCTATCTATCTCAAACAAGGCACTAGGGCATGACACTTTGCAAAAACAAGCCTTGCTTAGAACATTAATGTTATTCGGAAGCAGCACCATTGTTGAGCTAAAGGATCTGTTGAACAACCTTTCTTGCCTAAGAGTACTACATCTAGAAGATATAAATCTAGTCAAGCTGCCAGACTCCATATGCCACCTCAAACATTTAAGATCCTTGTGTCTTTCTGGCACAAGCATATCCACAATTCCTCAAGGCATAGGAGATCTAAAATTTCTACAAGCTATTGACCTTCGTGGGTGTGCAAATATTCATCAACTTCCTAACAGCATCCTAAAGCTACGGAACCTAAGGTCACTCAACTTGAACAACACGGCAATCACTTCAATTCCTCGTGGCTTGGGAAAACTAGAAGATTTGGTCAACATAAGGGGGTTTCCAACACATTGTTCAGATGAGAGCACAGGTGGCTGGTGCAGCATAGAAGAACTCAGACCTCTGTCGAAGCTCCAAAGCCTTGAAATAATATGTCTGGAGAAGGCACCTTCCGGTTCTATGGCTGCTAAAGCAAACCTTAGCAGTAAACATCACCTGACATGGCTAGATTTGGTATTTACCAGCAGGCTAGGAGACAACGGGGTG GTCGAAGGCAACATTAGCGAGGAGGAACACAGGAGAACAGAGGAGGTGCTGGATAATCTGTGTCCTCCAACTTGCATGGAAGAACTTGATATCATAGGCTACTTTGCACGTGGGCTACCGCAGTGGATGAGAaccatgtcagcctttgggagCTTAAGGCGGTTGCAGCTAGATGACTACGCATGCTGCATGCATCTACCTAATGGATTGGGGCAGCTCCCCTTTCTTGATTATTATTGGGTCAAACGTGCTCCGTCTGTCCAGTGCGTTGGGCATGatttcctcttcccctccttgGGTGGTCAAGCCGATGGCAAAGTAACACGGAACAATAAGAGGCAGCCTCATCATACTTCGCGTGGTGCTGGTGTTGCTTTTCCCAAGCTGAGAAAAGTGGGTTTTGTAGGCATGCTGGGATGGACGGAGTGGGAGTGGGAGCAGCACGTCCCAGCGATGCCTGCACTAGAGGAGCTTACAATCAGAAACTGCAAACTGCAACATCTTCCTGCAGGGCTTGCACACCATGCATGCCGGTTGAGAGAGTTGTGCCTAACAGATATCAAGCTCTTGGTCTCTGTGGAGAACTTCCCTTCAATAGTCAAGGTTTGGTCATATGACAACCCAAGGCTGGAGAGGATCAGCAACAACCCAAGCTTGCAATGGATTGACATTAAAAATTGCCCAGCACTAGAAAAATTGGACGGTTTGCCATCCCTCCGAAGCCTTGAGTGGTGGGATTTGAGTGCTGAAGCACTCCCAGAATACTTGCGAGAGGCAAAGCTAAAGAAATTGCGTGTAGATTGCAGCCGAAGATTGCTCAAACTGATAGCACTACAAGATGAATCCTCCGAATGGGGAAAGATCCAGCATGTCCAGCAACTAAAGGCGTATGGACGCAAGATAGAAgcagaagcggaggaagccgacCAATCGCACGAAGATGAGGATGCCGAGTGGTACATCTACTGTACCAAGGAGCCGTATTCATTCGACGCATACCTGGGCAAGTCCACAG GATGA